GGCTTGGGATGCAGCACACAAAACAACTCTTTTTAAAGAAATTTATTTTGCAATAGATTCAGAAAAAACGGCAAAATTAATAGATAGCTTTGGAGGTAAATATATTTTTACTAGTGAAAACTGCCAATCTGGAACAGATAGACTTGTAGAAATTATACACTCTGGAAAAGTAGAAGCCGATATTTGGGTTAACTGGCAAGGCGATGAACCTTTTATTACCCCAAATATGTTACACAGTTTGCTTGAGACATGTGATCATGAAGTTGCTGATATGTGGACATTAAAAAAACGTATACTTTTGCCTGAACAAATTTCTAGCCCTAATATTGCCAAAGTTGTAACAGACTCAAATGGATATGCTTTGTATTTTTCCAGATCTACAATTCCATTTTATAGAGACAAAAATGAAAATCTTGAGCAAATTTATTATAAACATGTTGGAATTTACGCTTATACGGCAAATGCTTTACGTAAAATTGCTCAACTTGGAACTTGCTATCTTGAAGATGCTGAAAAATTGGAACAATTAAGACTTTTATATTATGGCTTTAAAATAAAATTAAATGAAACGGACCAAGAAGTTATTGGAATTGATACTCCGCAAGATTTAGCTAGAGCGCAAGAATACGCTAAAAAATTAATCTAGCTTAATCTATTTTATCAAAATCAATATCAAGTACAGGATATTGTTCCCAGTCTTTCCAATTATAATGCCACCAC
Above is a genomic segment from Candidatus Dependentiae bacterium containing:
- the kdsB gene encoding 3-deoxy-manno-octulosonate cytidylyltransferase; its protein translation is MINKKNIVCIIPARLKSTRFPEKILTNLAGKPLLEWAWDAAHKTTLFKEIYFAIDSEKTAKLIDSFGGKYIFTSENCQSGTDRLVEIIHSGKVEADIWVNWQGDEPFITPNMLHSLLETCDHEVADMWTLKKRILLPEQISSPNIAKVVTDSNGYALYFSRSTIPFYRDKNENLEQIYYKHVGIYAYTANALRKIAQLGTCYLEDAEKLEQLRLLYYGFKIKLNETDQEVIGIDTPQDLARAQEYAKKLI